A single genomic interval of Sceloporus undulatus isolate JIND9_A2432 ecotype Alabama chromosome 2, SceUnd_v1.1, whole genome shotgun sequence harbors:
- the LOC121920745 gene encoding uncharacterized protein LOC121920745 isoform X3 — protein sequence MFSICDCGGEDYCTSLYGLIGAAAVIFIMLLTILILSICLCRTCKRTKKQKLTEGMVAGSPEEADLHYAELQNLPTSNRGQCDGETCKAPVATQNSDYATVAELKGPEDGCCNPEEKEDDGMRENESLVEAE from the exons ATGTTTTCTATCTGTGATTGCGGTGGAGAAG ATTACTGTACTTCACTGTATGGACTTATTGGTGCAGCGGCTGTCATTTTCATAATGCTGTTGACAATTCTTATCCTCTCCATATGCCTTTGCCGGACCTGTAAAAGAA caaAGAAGCAAAAACTGACAGAG GGTATGGTTGCTGGTAGTCCTGAAGAAGCTGACTTGCATTATGCTGAATTGCAGAACCTTCCAACTTCTAACAGGGGGCAGTGCGATGGGGAGACTTGCAAAGCCCCTGTGGCCACTCAGAACAGTGATTATGCTACTGTGGCAGAATTAAAAGGCCCTGAAGATGGCTGTTGCAAccctgaagaaaaagaagatgatggGATGAGGGAGAACGAGTCTTTGGTGGAAGCGGAGTGA
- the LOC121920745 gene encoding uncharacterized protein LOC121920745 isoform X2, giving the protein MTTIQLLSMEVKTATAVYQNDWTDRKLNYCTSLYGLIGAAAVIFIMLLTILILSICLCRTCKRTKKQKLTEGMVAGSPEEADLHYAELQNLPTSNRGQCDGETCKAPVATQNSDYATVAELKGPEDGCCNPEEKEDDGMRENESLVEAE; this is encoded by the exons atGACAACAATTCAGCTGCTCTCTATGGAAGTGAAAACTGCTACTGCAGTTTACCAGAATGACTGGACAGACAGGAAGTTAA ATTACTGTACTTCACTGTATGGACTTATTGGTGCAGCGGCTGTCATTTTCATAATGCTGTTGACAATTCTTATCCTCTCCATATGCCTTTGCCGGACCTGTAAAAGAA caaAGAAGCAAAAACTGACAGAG GGTATGGTTGCTGGTAGTCCTGAAGAAGCTGACTTGCATTATGCTGAATTGCAGAACCTTCCAACTTCTAACAGGGGGCAGTGCGATGGGGAGACTTGCAAAGCCCCTGTGGCCACTCAGAACAGTGATTATGCTACTGTGGCAGAATTAAAAGGCCCTGAAGATGGCTGTTGCAAccctgaagaaaaagaagatgatggGATGAGGGAGAACGAGTCTTTGGTGGAAGCGGAGTGA